In the Salvia splendens isolate huo1 chromosome 16, SspV2, whole genome shotgun sequence genome, atttttagtattttaattatgtaatttttaattttttaggattttaattatgtcgtttttattttatttgtcatttgtaatattatttaggttttttttatgaattttagtattattgaaatgttattgtttaattgaattttaaattaattgtgctcgtccggacgagcacagctgtgggtgttgtgctcttgccagagatcaggtagaaaaagtggggcctGGCCCACAACCTTGCCGCtgacaagagcacggttgtggatgaaTGGGCATGATAAGCAAGTTTATTTTCCGATCCAATGAGTGGTGGGCCCTGGCGGCTGGATACTGTGACCCGAGATTTGGACCATTTTGTCAGGGTAGATGGATCTGTAAACGGGTCAACCCATATTTTCCCTTTCACCAACCAAGATGCCACCATTTCTCTACCCAACAACCCAATCCCCACCACTTACCCAACCACCGGCTCTATTTACACACACCACACGCACTACACCTGAAATTCTTGCTTGCATTGCTTTATTATATTACAAACACCCCCCAAAAACGTAATCTTTTCTCACCAACTTTACTGAAGCTGGGCCATCAGCCCCTCTTGAATAGAGCTGCACATGGAAATCGTAAGCAGCACTTCTTCCTCTCCCTTAATTGGCTGAGTTTTGAATTTTTATGCGTCTCTTTTTGGAATGTATTTTAATCCCTTTTGGTAGGGGTGGTTGACTTTCTTGTTTTGATTGAAACAGTGAATCTTGCAATTTTGAGTTCCTTAGTTTGTTTGGTTTATTGAGGTGATATATAGAGACCCAAGTTTTAGTTTTTACTGATTGATGTGataaatttcaagatttgaGGTATTCAagattgtgttttttattaaaaattttgtgGGAATTCTCAGGCTGTGGAATCTGGTGTGAGACCCATGGAGATGGGCGTGGGGATGGGAAAAAATCAAACCTTGATTTGTGCACCAATAATGGCTGACACGGTGGATCAAATGGTGGAGTTGATGCACAAGGCTAAGTTTAAGGGAGCTGATATTGTGGAGGTTAGGCTGGATCACTTGAAGAGCCTTGACCCTCGTCCCGATATCGAAGTGTTGATCAGACAGTGCCCTCTGCCCACTCTCTTTACCTACAGGTTCATGATCAGATATGCCTTGTAGTGAATGTATGTGTTTTTTAGTAATGCCAAATTGGGGATATGAGGATATCTGTGAAAAGGAATTTTCTTGATTTGATTGATAAGGTTTCACCGTTTCATTGCATTTATATGTTTGAGTTCTTTTAAGTACTTATTGAGAGGATAAAGTGAGATGAATTTCTTGATTCAGCAACTAGAGTACTTAGAGAAATACTTTATTGCTTGTGGATGATTTGAGGCAACCGAGCTCACATTAAGAAGTGATTTTGATGGAACTTGCCAAAAGGGATCTTTGGTTTCATTTTGACTCATTTTGAGAATTTATGTATATTGTGCCTGATTCTTTGTAGTCGTGGATTCTGTATATCATGTTTTTACTTGTGGCTACGAAACGTATATATATTTGAGCATGTGATTTATGCTTTCCTTGTAGACCAACATGGGAGGGTGGAGAGTATAACGGTGATGAAGATTCACGTTTTGAAGCACTTCAACTTGCTATGGAGTTGGGAGCTGATCACATTGATATTGAGCTCAAGGTACCTTTTTCACTCTGAGTTTAATTTCATTAGTCTCATGGAAGCCACAATAGTTAGTCGAACAACACTAAAAACACATATGTTTCTCACTTCATGGAAGTTTACTGAGTCAATTCAACCAagactttatttttctttgcatATGTATTCTTTGTCAGTTCTAATATTATCTTGTGCTGACCAATCTCTTAAAGGCTGCACACGATTTCATGAATTTCACGAGTGGGAATAAACCGGAAAAGTGCAAAATTATAGTTTCCTCTCATAATTATGAGTACACTCCTTCAGTTGAGGATCTGGGGAACCTCGTGGCCAGGATACAAGGAGCTGGAGCAGACATAGTTAAATTTGCTACGACAGCACTAGATATCACTGATGTAGCACGAGTGTTTCAAATAACCATTCATTCTCAAGTAAGTCCATAAGGTTCACAAGAAGCTATATTCCAGAATAACTTGTTTCCATTTGCTGCCATCTTGCTGTAGAGTCGTCTATTTAGGATAGAAGAATGCGATCGtctatattttgtgttttttgttcCTTTGAAAAATTATGTGTGTTTCTCCATGTCTGCAAATTCAGAGACATGCTTTACCATTCCTTTCTTTTACCTACTTGCCTTAATGTTTATATATTCCATTTTCCTCGAAGAATTTTATGCTTGCCCGACTACTGTTGTCTGAACTTAAGGTATACATCGCTATGATGAAAGTGCTTTGAGTATAGCAGATTCTCAGTCTTTATCATTTAGTTTGTCCATCGTCAGGTACCGATTATTGCTATGGTTATGGGAGAGAGAGGACTCATGTCGAGGATACTCTGTCCCAAATTCGGTGGATACCTTACATTCGGCACACTGGAAGAAGGGAAGGTGTCTGCCCCCGGACAGCCAACGATTGATGAGTTGATTAGCTTATACAATTTTAGGTCTATCGACGCAGACACTAAGGTGTTTGGGATCATTGGGAAACCAGTCAGCCATAGCAAATCACCCAAACTGTATAATAGAGCATTCAAAGAAGATGGGGTCAATGGAGTTTTTGTGCATTTGTTGGTGGACGATGTTAATAAGTTTTTCGATACCTATTCCTCTCCTGATTTTTCTGGTTTTAGGTAAAGTCCTCAACCTATTCGTGGCTGGTTTCATTTGAACTATCTTCCCCTTATTTACCGTACTATCAACTGTTACAGCTGTACCATTCCTCATAAAGAAGTAGCACTTGCCCGTTGTGATGAAGTTGATCCCGTTGCAAAGGTAGTTAATCGATGTTTTGAAGGCTTGCGTGTTTCTGTTGTTTCGTCTAACAACAATTCTTGAACATTTCTAGTCGATAGGGGCGGTCAATTGCCTCATCAGACG is a window encoding:
- the LOC121770871 gene encoding bifunctional 3-dehydroquinate dehydratase/shikimate dehydrogenase, chloroplastic-like isoform X1; translated protein: MEIAVESGVRPMEMGVGMGKNQTLICAPIMADTVDQMVELMHKAKFKGADIVEVRLDHLKSLDPRPDIEVLIRQCPLPTLFTYRPTWEGGEYNGDEDSRFEALQLAMELGADHIDIELKAAHDFMNFTSGNKPEKCKIIVSSHNYEYTPSVEDLGNLVARIQGAGADIVKFATTALDITDVARVFQITIHSQFVHRQVPIIAMVMGERGLMSRILCPKFGGYLTFGTLEEGKVSAPGQPTIDELISLYNFRSIDADTKVFGIIGKPVSHSKSPKLYNRAFKEDGVNGVFVHLLVDDVNKFFDTYSSPDFSGFSCTIPHKEVALARCDEVDPVAKSIGAVNCLIRRPDGKLFGCNTDYVGAISSIEIGLQGSQNGATHTGSPLAGKLFVVIGAGGAGKALAYGAKEKGARVVIANRSYDRARDLAELVGGQALTLAELNSFHPETGMILANTTSIGMQPKIEETPISKEALRNYELVFDAIYTPKITRLLREAQEVGSKIVTGVEMFIGQAYEQYERFTGLPARKQLFRDIMADY
- the LOC121770871 gene encoding bifunctional 3-dehydroquinate dehydratase/shikimate dehydrogenase, chloroplastic-like isoform X2, whose protein sequence is MEIAVESGVRPMEMGVGMGKNQTLICAPIMADTVDQMVELMHKAKFKGADIVEVRLDHLKSLDPRPDIEVLIRQCPLPTLFTYRPTWEGGEYNGDEDSRFEALQLAMELGADHIDIELKAAHDFMNFTSGNKPEKCKIIVSSHNYEYTPSVEDLGNLVARIQGAGADIVKFATTALDITDVARVFQITIHSQVPIIAMVMGERGLMSRILCPKFGGYLTFGTLEEGKVSAPGQPTIDELISLYNFRSIDADTKVFGIIGKPVSHSKSPKLYNRAFKEDGVNGVFVHLLVDDVNKFFDTYSSPDFSGFSCTIPHKEVALARCDEVDPVAKSIGAVNCLIRRPDGKLFGCNTDYVGAISSIEIGLQGSQNGATHTGSPLAGKLFVVIGAGGAGKALAYGAKEKGARVVIANRSYDRARDLAELVGGQALTLAELNSFHPETGMILANTTSIGMQPKIEETPISKEALRNYELVFDAIYTPKITRLLREAQEVGSKIVTGVEMFIGQAYEQYERFTGLPARKQLFRDIMADY
- the LOC121770871 gene encoding bifunctional 3-dehydroquinate dehydratase/shikimate dehydrogenase, chloroplastic-like isoform X3: MEMGVGMGKNQTLICAPIMADTVDQMVELMHKAKFKGADIVEVRLDHLKSLDPRPDIEVLIRQCPLPTLFTYRPTWEGGEYNGDEDSRFEALQLAMELGADHIDIELKAAHDFMNFTSGNKPEKCKIIVSSHNYEYTPSVEDLGNLVARIQGAGADIVKFATTALDITDVARVFQITIHSQFVHRQVPIIAMVMGERGLMSRILCPKFGGYLTFGTLEEGKVSAPGQPTIDELISLYNFRSIDADTKVFGIIGKPVSHSKSPKLYNRAFKEDGVNGVFVHLLVDDVNKFFDTYSSPDFSGFSCTIPHKEVALARCDEVDPVAKSIGAVNCLIRRPDGKLFGCNTDYVGAISSIEIGLQGSQNGATHTGSPLAGKLFVVIGAGGAGKALAYGAKEKGARVVIANRSYDRARDLAELVGGQALTLAELNSFHPETGMILANTTSIGMQPKIEETPISKEALRNYELVFDAIYTPKITRLLREAQEVGSKIVTGVEMFIGQAYEQYERFTGLPARKQLFRDIMADY